A region of Nocardioides alkalitolerans DNA encodes the following proteins:
- a CDS encoding DUF6318 family protein: MVGLVVGTSLLAACTGGGGGAEEGASEAPSSSPSSPVVSSSSEAAVPVLPDEARGDDDAAAVAFVEHWVELVNYAIATGDTAPARATSPDCEACGVLLDYIAGSERLGEGFWTLRDLTTRPPSSDDPAPSPTVVAGQVSIEGSKPDPFGATALGLTTSDDGWRVQWLLNEPY, encoded by the coding sequence TTGGTCGGACTCGTCGTCGGTACGTCGCTGCTCGCGGCGTGCACCGGGGGCGGGGGTGGTGCGGAGGAGGGTGCGTCGGAGGCGCCGTCGTCGTCGCCGTCGTCGCCGGTGGTGTCGTCTTCGTCGGAGGCGGCGGTTCCGGTGTTGCCGGACGAGGCGCGGGGTGATGACGACGCGGCCGCCGTGGCGTTCGTGGAGCACTGGGTGGAGCTGGTGAACTACGCGATCGCGACGGGTGACACGGCGCCGGCGCGCGCTACATCGCCGGACTGCGAGGCGTGTGGCGTCCTCCTCGACTACATCGCGGGCTCAGAACGGCTTGGTGAGGGCTTCTGGACCCTGAGGGACCTGACCACACGCCCACCGAGCTCTGATGACCCGGCGCCGTCCCCGACCGTTGTCGCGGGACAGGTGAGTATTGAAGGCTCGAAACCCGACCCCTTCGGGGCCACGGCTCTAGGACTGACGACTTCGGACGATGGGTGGCGGGTGCAGTGGTTGTTGAACGAGCCCTACTGA